A window of Amia ocellicauda isolate fAmiCal2 chromosome 20, fAmiCal2.hap1, whole genome shotgun sequence genomic DNA:
tacattttaactATTAACTGCCAATTAAAATATCAAGATCTCGACTTGTCCTTTTAGGGTTGATCTTAAAcatttacgcagtttaatgtattTGATCAAATCAGGCACAGCAACTAGTCTAAGAATAATTTTGTAACATGCTTTGTTATAAATCATAAACaataaaactttaataaaaTTTTTGTCAAATCTAATgcctaaaaatataaaatgcgtgttttaatttaatgtaaaaagcGCAGATAAGATAAATACGAAATACTGCAGAGGCGATTTAAATCTGAAATGGGTAAATacaatttcatttgttttgcaatacCATAAAGCCAATATCAATTGAAACGACTTAGTTAATTAatgttaatgaattaattttaaattgtttttataatGATGAGGTGTAGCTGATCTCAACCAAATCTTGTTCCAATAATAACCTAAATAAATCTCAAGCCTGGAATGATCCTACTTGTTGAGATCTGCTCCAGTGAGtttataacaaaaaaagaagaaaatcccAAATTCCAGGGATTCGCTGAAGGACATTTTGCTTCTGGGAGTTAATGGTTTGCTCTGTCTTCCAGGTCAGTGAATAATTTTCTGATGACTGGCCCAAAGGTAAGCCAATTTCTTTTGATCTTTTTTCCAGACTTCTACTTCATGAGAAAATGAAACATATTCCAGAATGCACatatgcacaaaaaaaaaaagttatttttcgTATTTAATACATTCTGTGCTATGCTGGGGAGGAGACTGACAAATAATTGTAGCTTTTCACTTATTCATGATTGCCTTTCTTCTAATttgttacataatacagtgacatatttttaatattttaaatcgaatgaaatgtacaaactgtttctACTTCAGACTGACCTCTGTCTAGAATTGatatgcttattttatttttcgttGCAGTCATTTCTTGTAAAATCTTTGCATGCTATCCAAAAGAGAATTGGAATTTCTAGTCTTTAGGAAAAGcctattaatctgtacatatctTAGATATGAAAGGATTGTGTAGCTTTAGTGGGTGGTCATCATTAGCACAACAGATGCCTGTGAGAGGGGGTGTAGTTCAGTCTGGTTGAAGCCACTTAAGACTTATTAGTATGTATCATTTACTTTCTCATTGTCAGTGTAGAGATTCAATTGACAAGGGAGAACCAAGTTAAAAATCAACAAGTTTAACAAACTAGTCACTACTAGTAAAGTAAACATTAAGATTCctaatatttaataaaactcTCTAAAATTCTCTACatctataatataaaatgattcAAGTTCACTTACGTATGAAATCATAAGGTATGTGGTAAGGGGAAGGCATTAGTTACAGATGAAAATATGTGAAGCTAATCTGCTTAAATAGTTCATTAGTTTTATTATAATCACCATTTCacacttttaaatataatttcataATGTAAATACTAAGACTTGATTCATAACATTGTTTTTGAAATGGTGCATCTGTTACAACAGCCAGACCAACACTCTCAAAGAGAATGGACCAGACAACATCTAGTGTTTTCATTTCAACTTGACATCATTGTGAACTTTACTCGATGATTAATTGGCCTTCTCTGCACACAATATGCCTAATTAATTGGCACCCGTTAATCTATAAATTAATGTTATGCGGAGCTCCTAATTGTTTAATCTGCTGCATATTTGTGACCCTTTGTCATGCTGGTGGTACCAAAGGCCCGTACTGTCTTTGGTACAGTTTTTAGCTGCCAAGACTGGAATTAATTACAACGAAGGCTGAAACTGGACAGCTTCATATAAATCAGTATGTTTAGGCATTAACTGAAGATTCTGTCCATTGAAATCTgtggttgtggttgtttttATCAATTAATTTTTGCTGTATTGATGCTTGCCTCCTGGCCAGGTCGTCATTGTTTATGAGAATTGGTGCTCAATTGACTAACCTGGCTATAtaaaggttaaataaataaaaatctgtgTATGACATGAGTGATAACTGACTTGCAGGTATGATTTATTTGTTCCAATTGACTTGCAGGCCTATTTAATCTACTCCAGCAGCGTGGCCGCAGGGGCTCAAAGCGGAATAGAGGAGTGCAAGTATCAGTTCGTGTGGGATCGCTGGAACTGTCCAGAGAGGGCCCTGCAACTGTCCACACACAGTGGACTCAGGAGCGGTAAGGAGAGACAACGGCCAATTAACACACTCTAGTTCGGGCATAGAAAGACTCTCAGTGTCAATCAAGAAAACAAGGATCTTACTAATTCGAATGGTTTAAATTCACATGTGATACGtgttttgaaaacaaatctTGTTATGGTCTTTGTAAAATACATCAAGCTATGTCCAATTATCACGACAATTTATATACCTGATGCAGTGGTATTTTAGTCCATATTGTACTCTGTGTGAATTACACTACTTCTCAGCCCATGCGCAACAGGTTAATAGTGTAATTGTGGTGTAGGCAGCAAACAAGCTTTGATGTGAGCCAAAGACTTGCATCTGTTTAGGGAGATACTGGCTGTAGTTTCAGTACAAGGGATTCAGTTTTCAAAGGCAGACATGGAGCTGATAAGGTGAGATTGTGTTTGTATTGTAAAGGCCGTGCCACTTAAAGGATCATTAAATGAATGGAGCTGCAGCCACTGTTTCCACAGGCTGTCCACACAACTCCAAACAAATGGTGTAATCCAATTGGGACTATCATTTTAACAGCTTCCTTGGCCATTATCTGCTTATAAAAACAAGGCATTTCCAAGGGAACTAAACCTATGCcttaattaaaagaaagaatAGGTACATTAAGGTTATTATAAAGATGAAAGGAGAAAAGGAACAGTCCTCATGAGATTAAGGCTTCGGTCAAAGAGGTAAAGTGGTCGGCACTCTAGCATCTCCATTCACAGAACATACTTGAAATGGCAACTAAAAGCAGGAGGAATCTGTCACTCTTCAATGTAGATGTCAATAAGGCTTCAATGTCCTGAGAGTCCACAGACGATGCATGTCACCTTATGATAGACATACACATTAATATACAGTTGCAGATGACTATTTTTAGGTATCAGCATAGAGACTTCCATTTTATAAAAAAGGTGGGAGGGCCAACCTTCAACCCATTTGCTTGGACTTATTTTAAAAAGGTTAACCAAGTGACTCAGTAACGTCTAATCTGGAAATTAGGACACACATAATAAAATACTTCGACTTAAAAGCATCCACAGACTTCAATCTATATCcacaaaacaaaccaacctAAGTCTAAAAATAGTGAACTGTTCCATaaagtatataaaatataaacgtAACATGTATTGATCTAATTAatcacagcagaaaaacaaaagagtgAAGTATATGCAatcataatctatctgtaaGCTAGGACCTCAGATGTAGCAGTAGGATGTTCACAGAAAAAAGTACTAATAGTGTGAACCACTTACATTCAATCGTGTAAACAAAACCAGAGATGAAAATCTAACATTAGAAAACCTCTCGCCTTTGTTCACAGCCAACAGGGAAACTGCATTTGTCCATGCCATCAGCTCTGCTGGAGTCATGTACACTTTGACCAGGAACTGTAGTCTAGGGGATTTTGACAATTGTGGGTGTGATGACAGCAGGAATGGCCAACTAGGTAAGTAAAACCATCACCATACTAATATTTAGAatgaaagtaaataaatgtaaacttAAATATCACATAAAAgcagaacaacaaaaaagcagCCCCAGGGCAAATCCCAATTAATGGGTCAGAATTCATGAAGACACACTTTCAGAAGTTGTTCAGAAGACATAACAAAGTTAGCAGTGTGCAGGCCTGTGTGTCAACACTAATATAAACTGTGCATATAGTTCACATCATCGAACACTGCTTTAAACCATACTTTCAGAACCACAGATAACATACTGCTAGAAAAAACGATTTGCATTGTCTGTTTTGGCAGCATTGCGTTTGTTTTCTGTGCCTGAGACGGCGTTTAGCCTCATCCTGTAAGACTGTGTGCTCCGTGTTGTGTACAGGGGGACAGGGCTGGCTGTGGGGGGGCTGCAGTGATAACGTGGGCTTCGGGGAGGCCATCTCAAAGCAGTTCGTTGACGCCTTGGAAACAGGACAGGACGCCCGGGCAGCCATGAACCTGCACAACAACGAGGCCGGCCGTAAGGTAAGACGGAGTAGACGGATAGGAAGTGGTGGCTTTCACTCTGGAAAAAACTGTTCCAGAAGCACTTCAGAAATCAGAACACTGATGCATGCATGTTCCCAAAGGAGCGGGATAGCAAAATGTTATGAGAACTTTTACAATTTGCGATAGAAGAGATTACAAAAAAATCACTAGGCCGCCAACAGGAGCCTGAATAGAAAGTGCCtttttattgttgtgttttttcccctctcaaCAAACAGTATGTACCACCCAAGAATCCTTTTCAGACTCTTATTAGGAAGGTGCCACTCGTACCCGTAACACTGTGTGCGCTGTACCAGAAGGGCCTATTACTAGTTTTGAATGTCTTTTATGACAAGATTTCAACTCAAGATTCTTGGGATCAGTGGTGCAAGCCTTAATTAGAAGACCCAGGGAGCCATACATTAGAAAGGTTCTTTATTACTGGGGttttaaataagtgtttagTTTTATTCGTGCAATAAGGATCTTACATTATATATTGGTCTTTGTGGCACTTAAGAAACCCATGGAGATCACTGCCATGCTGTTTAAGTGCTCTTTGTTTTTACTACCAGTGCTCTCTCCTCAGGTTTTGTATGATTCAAATGGCACCTGGAGCAtcattgtaacagaaaatgtaccAAAGAAACCCTTTTTCACTTCCTCCTCAAAAGACCTTCTATTTGGTCTTCTCATAGCAGAAAACATATTGACAATGGCCGTGCTAAATAAATTCTCCTTTCTTCACAAGCAGAACAATCTTGCTCGATGTGAAATTTctatcccccccccacctccataGAAAGTGCCGTGACAAAAAAAGAGAGACGTCCCTTTTCAAATGACAGCTGTTTGTTTCGGCTGAAGTCAAGAAACATTGAGGAAGTGTAAAGACTGAAACAGACCTCAACTTGAACCCCCGATGTTGCGCGGCTTTAATTCCATTCATCCCTTTATAGTCCCCCTTTTTAAACGATACTAGAAGGACGGAACAACTTGCCTCTTGATTGAAGAATGTGATAtgggcaaaaataaacaaccttCATGGAAATACtaaaaaagtgcaaaactataggtgtttcatttcaatcgacactttagttaaatacaGGAAACAAATTTAACTTATTGTttattaaatacacaatattatgaaaAAAATTGGCAGTTTTGCTcatactgtatttttttaattaattaatttggtaTGTGGACTTTATAGCCAGTGGTATTATGGGTGGTAACTACTGCAGAGGATAGCATAGTTGTAAGCTTGTGATTCTTCTCCCGGCAGGCTGTGAAAGGCACTATGAAAAGGACGTGCAAGTGCCATGGCGTGTCGGGCAGCTGTACCACGCAGACCTGTTGGCTGCAGCTGCCAGAGTTCAGAGAGGTGGGCAACTACTTAAAGGAGAAATACCACAAAGCCCTTAAAGTGGACCTTCTCAAGGGGGCCGGAAACAGCGCTGCCAGCCGAGGAGCCATCGCAGAGACATTCAGCTCCATCTCCAAGAAGGAGCTGGTTCACCTGGAGGACTCCCCCGACTACTGCCTGGAGAACAAGACCCTGGGGCTGCAGGGCACGGAGGGGCGCGAGTGCGTGAAGAAGGGCAAGAACCTGACCAAGTGGGAGAAGCGGAGCTGCAAGCGGCTGTGTGGTGAGTGCGGCCTGGCCGTGGAGGAGAGGAAAGCCGAGATGGTCTCCAGCTGCAACTGCAAGTTCCACTGGTGCTGCGCCGTCAAGTGCGAACAGTGCCGCAAAATCGTCACCAAGTACTTCTGTGTGAAGAAGGAGAGGAGGGGCAAGAACGAAAGTACCAGCCGCAGGAAGACCTTAAGGCTAAGGAAGAAGCACTGAACGGTTACAATCCAGCCTAATTACACACTAGTGCACTGGCTTGCAATGAAGAGTCTTGCAACACAAACGGACATCAGGTGGAAAGCCTAGCTACTGCCGGTGACACTACTGAACAGTCTGCAGAGCCAGCGCAATCTGTACCCGCTCCTCAGTTCACAGGCTGTAATGGGCAATGAGGTGATACTGTAGGAAATGTGCAGGAAATGTAAATAAGCACAATATATTCTTGTTTGTTGGGCGTACATGGTAGCCAGTGTATGAAGGAGGTCCTTCAAGTATTAGCATTGTATAAATAAAaggcctatatattttttgtaaattgtattgAAGAAGTGACTtaatttgctttgaaatgcatttaaaacaaatgtgggTAAAGTATACATTCGAGGAATTTTTGCCTTTATTATAATGAACTCTCTCTTCCCAGTAACACTTATGTCAATTCTTAACTGAAAATAGTTGCAAAAGTTTTAAAATCTGTAGAGTAACATTAGCAGCACAGCATTGCAAGAAAAATCCAAATGTGCTATATATAAAAGATGGTcacacaaggaaaaaaaaaagatcaattcATAATTTCTGATAAATCACACTTGCTTTTAATAACCTATTTACCCGAAGACATAGaactaattataattaaaaaaaatctagttTTGACTATATGAGTATTCTTATTTTACATtctgatatatttattaaatggtAATGCAAGGATATCTACCAGGTTTACTCTCACTAAAGCATTCCATACTTCTATACACATCTAAATGCATTGCAATTCAAATTATGGTAATTATATGTattgtacttttttgttttaatattgcaaATACAGATATCCTAGAATTCTCTCCAATGTTATACGTTAATCTTAAACATGCAAGTATATTGTGTTAAGCTCCTATTGCGGCTTGACTACAATGGTTTagaattaaaatgaacaaaattaaatgttggaCACTTGGAAACAACACTTTTCCCTATCCCATCAGAGTATTTAATTGTACATAAAATTAAGCACTTTGTACATTGTTAATTTATTGCAGTTATTCTGAAGTTTGTTTagtctatttttatatttttgtagtgaacctatacatttaaagaaacatttgcattgtaacatttgcatttgccatctttaaaatgaatttgtttCTTAATAGTGGTTGTGTTAACAGAACTgtgaacatttttttgttttccatgactGAAAGGTCATACCATCTCCAATAAACAATTGTAAGGGCTTGAAATATAATGTGGATGTGCATTTGTTGGGCAAGCCAAACAAGCAGAGAATTGGAGTCATATCATAAAAAGATCCCAGGTCACATGTTCAGTACAAATGCTTCCCTAACTAAATACTGAAATAGATTATTTTCTTGCCAATACATGTCAAAAGCATTATACATTATTTCctgatttgtaaaatgttgttcAGGGACAAGTATATCAGACTTTCAATTAAAGTTGTATTTGTCATTATATATAAAAGGTGTCCTGCACTGACTATGATGGTTGTGTCATTTTTTTCCAATGTTCAAAGCTTCCCCTtataataaagtcctttaataatATCCTGACTTTTGAGCCTTATTTTATGCACTAGTTTATAAGGTTGCATCCTTATTGTGCTGCACAGTTTTACTGAAGTTAGCTAAgaaatttgaaatacaaaaatctattcagactgatgatgatgatagtaTTAATTGAggaaatacagttcaataaaataactaaaaaaaaacaaaaacttgtgaAGCCAAATTGGAAGCATTTCTCTGCTAAAATAATTGGAATTTGAACATATCACTGtcataagaaaagaaaaccaaccTAATTTCAGCTAACctgattaatattatatataaccaGGTCTGCATTTACCAATTTAAACTACAGTATAAAGCCTTCATGTTTACGTGGTCAAATCTGATTTTAGACAATGCCAtttcatatgaaaataaaatctacagTCCCACATCTTGGTGCACCGCATGTACAGTATTACAGCCTcacacatttcaaatgtattgttCACTTTGGTATCAGATAACCTCAGGGCAAAGTAACAAGAAAACAGCTTAAATTGTGGTCGTCTTCCTTAGTGCCTCTCTCCATTTCTTCTATACAAATTCCTCCTTTTTGTGCCGTTGTGGTAATCCTCAAGAAATCCTAACGCCTGGCTGATTGGAAGTTTCTTTACTGTTTAATACTAGTTTAATTAACTTTGTCGGGATAGAGAAGAGATCTAAGGGAAAACATTAAACAAGTTGCCCTCGAACCCTCCTGCCTCTTCATTTCGTATGCTAATCTCCTTCTTCACGCCACcttccaaaaaaaagaaaaaagaaaaagaaaatgttgggAAAACGTCTTGTTGTCTGCACAGGGCTTCCTGGGGATTTTTTATTCCTGGCCCACCTATCTGGCTCTTTTCACTCCTCCAGGGCCTTCCTTTGCTCGATTTAACAATGAATGGCGAGCTAATCAGCCCCCTCTGAAATCCGTGGCTGCCGAACAAGCTAATCCCTCTCTCCCCTTTTTTCAATGGGCCGTCGCCTTCAAAAGGACTTTGGGAAAAGGCTTTGGACAGATTCACACTGTTCCATGAATAGAAGTTAGTTCAAGTATTGTACCCAAACAAGTGGGTTTTATAAACAAATACTTGCCAACAACCACCCCACCTGCAAAAAGCACCAACCCCACAGCAACACACTGAGACAAAAACCAGGCCCTCCAAATGTGATGTGATCTGAAAAGGAGATTAGAGCTCCATTGACTGAGGGCAGTGCATTTCAGAACAGCCCCCTTTGCCTAATAAAGTGAGAAGGAAGTGCCTTATTGACATCTTATTTAcagaaatacattcaaaatcaaaacttcCCTTCTTACAACAGCTCTTAACAACTACTGCTaaggtttctttcttttcaaacCGTCAAGTTGCCCATAAACGCTCAACACGTCTTTCAAAAGTGCCAATGAGTGAAAGACTGGGTCAGCGTCTGAATTCACTCTTGTTTTGCAAGTTTCCAATAGCACACACCTGGGCAACATGGGAAAATAGCACATCTTTAATGAGTAGTTACATATTCAAATACAATTGCTTCCAGTTATAAACTCAGGAAAAAATAAGTAGACTGGtacataattacatttcttACAATACTCTGTAAATGActttgtgacagtgtgacattcccacaaaacaaaaccgatTAATACGTTTTTAGGAATACATCTATTTTTCCAGGAAACCATACTATCAATAGATTCCAGTACAATACAAGTGTCATGTGTTTCTTAGCACACAGTACATAATCTGCATTGTGCTACTGAATAATCTATCTTAATAATGGTAATGCCATTTAGTCTAATGTAACCAGTAAATTAGAATTTTCAGATAATGAGGATTCCCAATTTAATGTCAATCCAAACGGTGAAGATTGAAGTGTGAAGTGTGCAGGACTCAACATTACTAAATACTTTATTTCAAGTAACTAATGGTACAGGGCTATACTTGATTATCTCTATCACATATAACCTAGAACATTATTTTGCTGTTAATCAGAACAAATCTCTATAACCATGAACAATGTATTCATCTCACTGGCATTTCTGTCCAATAACTGATGAGCCCAGCACACCCCCACTGAACCCACAATAGGTTCAGAAACCTGCCCCTCAAGTCCTAACAAGACACTgacttatacatttaaatagtcAAATATTTAAGTAGATATTGCACTTTTAaacaccaaaaaagaaaaatacaaaaaggaaaaccaCCGGACTTATCAGTCTGAAGACAACGCTTTATTTGAAAAAAGTTACATCACTGAATGACAAAATTGGCGCAAAGAAAgactataaatatatttgtgcaCAAAAGGGAGCACGGAGGCACTTTAATGCCTTCAGTCACTGTAACTCCTACAACAACAGACCAATGAAATGAGTGCAGTCAGTAGCAACCAGAAAGCTGGATATCATGTGGGACTGCTGACTGTCGGCACAGGACAAAAATAAAAGGGAATCCAAAACAACTTTATGACTgggactgtttttttgtttgtttttggttttttttgcTAGTAGGGAGAGCTTTAGCAGACAATTAAATGCATCAGGTTacccacaacacacactcattattttaaatattaaattaaggtACCAATGAAAACTTAATTCaactttccttaaaaaaaaaaaacatcaccaaCTTGATTCCCTGGTTTCCAATTGTTAAGAGATAAAAGGATTAACATTCAGAGTTAGTAAAACCCCTACCAGGAGTATTTGTAATGCAGTGGCCAGAGCTTCCCCCCTTGTCATTTAATCCAGACATTTGCACTCGCTGAATAGAcatactgatttatttttgtgcgGCGGCAGCATTTAACATCATCCCGGAGAAAacagtttcattttttgtttagcTACGTTCATGGTGTAACTTTGGCTAAACATGGGATTTACACACCAAGTTAATATTTATTGCAGCTGATCCAATACCTACTCATTTATCATctgtgaaattaaatgtaaacaaatgcagTTTTTCACATCAATTGGTCACTCTGGGATATTCGTAAAAGTTACATAATTTCGGCAAATTGCACATTAAGTCTAGTACAggagcaataaatacatacttagCTAGAGGTTGATAATATATTAAACATAGCCCAAATATGTCAATGGAATTATGTAAGTGGAAAATGGGTGTGAAAAGCTCACTCACATTGAAAGCATGGAGATCTCAGAGGAATAGGTACATAAAGCAATACATAAAGAGAAACCTAGCAGTTTCAAAGAGGTTATCTGTTCCACAGAAAAGATACATGAATTTGAAACCTACAGGATTACACACAGAGGAGTAAAGGATCTGTAATCAACAGTGTTACTGGGGTTTCAGTGAAGTTGTTTATTTGCCCAGCAGTTTTAGGACCGAATCGAAATCTCAATTCAAATGAATATACCCATACTTACTCATcaaacagattaaaaacaagCTTCAGGAAGTTCACCCTCTTAAATATGGACAGTTACACTATTAGAAATACAAAACCTAATATTTGTATGGTATTTCTGGAGTAGTGCTGTATTAGGTTACTACTGAATTATATCAATGTCCTTCACTAAAAACTTATTCTAAAATGTTCTTCCACTGGGTCATATCAGTATCTATCAGTAAAGTTCAATATATgttctctctggatttcttctGCATGTCCAATCGGCTCTTTCAGACACGCAATACATAATGACAAGTTGCCTTTATCTGAAAAGTATAACTGggtatattatgttttataaccTCATGCTTCTTTAAAGACATTGTGATAAGATTCAACCAGGAAACCGGACAAGAGGCATAATTTGTCAAACAAAAAGTTGCATTCAGTCTTTAAAACCTCAATAAATCCTATAAGTCCATAACAATCACACTgccatttttatgtattatttgtatacatttagaATTGGCagttatttttcacatttttaaccTGTTTGGAATAGTGAATTGTCAGTAAAAGTAATTACTGCCACAACCGTACACTGAAGACCGGACACACATCTTTAACAACATGCATCGGTCATCCTCTTAACtttgaatgtatgtatgcatttattattgAACTGTGAACCTGGAGTGCAGGTGCTTAAGAGTGCTTTTAGTTAAAGCAGAAAGCAAACTAGCTGCTGACATTCAGTCCCGCAGGACGAGTTCATTGGTGAACAGCAAGTCAAAGATGTCCGACTGCCTTGAAATGAAACAAGTGCTCCCAGCTGCAGATGGGAATGGCACAGCCTAGATATGAGCCAGCCACCTCCAAACTACGACTTTTTACCTTACATTCTACACTTATTTTGTGAATCGTTAAATGCAATCTGATCTGATGCAGAGttcaaataattaatgtatgGAACCGAATCAACAGCTAACCTCCCCCCGCCCCGAACCAAATAAGAACAGCAAACATATTCAACCTTGTGAAGAGCGGAGTGAATACCAAGTATTGTCTGCAGCAATCTGTCATTATTCAAAGCACCAAAGCACATAggtcaaaaatatataatttaatgatcTTTAACATTGAAATACTGCAAGGACATCGTAACAGCTTTCGTGGATTTGCTCCGTTTCTCTACTGTCAGATGCCGAGCTTGTTAGCAATTGTCATTACCACCTTCAGGATGGGCATGAACGCGGAGATCTCGCTGAAGTTGCTGCTGCTGACAATCTGGGTGTGGACGGCCAGCGCCTGCTGATAGTCACGCATCTCGACGCAGCGGCCCACCTCGTGCAGCCCGGCAAGGATGTTCCCAGAGAGCTGGAGGACAGGAGGGAAGGAAAACAGGGGGAAGATAGAAGTTAGGAATGCTAATGAAGGAAGAAGCAGTCGAGGAACCATAGAATCATTTTAACAGGGAGCAAAAATGTGGCCATTTTAATTGCACatataaaacaattaataaagCGAAAAATAAACACTGACCGATTGCGCTCTCAGCTTGTCATACAAGTACTCCAGGCGCTTTGAGGCATCATCAAGTTTCCTTTTTGTTTGCTGAAATATGAGAAAACATTTGGTTCATTGCATATCAAAATAATGTAGTGTGCTTTTTCCCCGTAAATTTGTAAATTTGTAATTCCCAGCTGTCAGTCTACTGCTGCACCAAGACCTCTCTCAGCAAACTCCTCCCCCTTGTACTCCTTGCCAATCTTATCCAATTAAATCCTGAAAAAGTCTGAGGCTCCTCCCCCAATACGGGCATTTAGAATAATATGCAGAGGGAAATAATTTATCAATGCATAGGAttatcagtgaaaaatgttgagagtcgagaaaataataaatataaaaacacatctcTCTAAGTCTGAGCTCGAAACGTGAGTTTCATTCAACTTTACTTCAGTGCTCCACCTCCACTGTGAACATCGCAGACGTAATTTGCAAGACGTACCGGGTCTGCGGCGGCCAGCTGGCAGCGCTGCACCAGCCCATCGAAGGTGCTCTTCAGGACCAGGTGCTCGGGGGGGATCTCCCGCTTCTCAATCTTCTCCGCCGGCAGCTGATGAAGAGCCTACAGGAGAAGGTAACAGACTGGAAGTTCAGTGACTTCCTCACATGTAACAGACACCTTTCAAGTCAATCTTTAGAAAATCAATCTTATGCTGATTTGATATGGTTATGGATATTTTTCAAACTGAAATATTGTTTCAGGTTTCCAACACTTGCAAACATGACTTTAATCCCAGTTTTCCATTCACTCAGTCCTTTTCTATCCCAGCCATCATGACCTGCTGAGCTTCACGCCGATTCGGAAACTATAGGCAGATTTTACACGGGCTTTCAAGATTACAGTTTTCTATATGTAGTTCATTCTCATTCAGAAAATTCAGAAGATAATTTATTTCTGGATATAAAATTACACATTCTCCATTCTTAACAGTTCTAGAGTTAATTAACAAAGATATTTTTGTAAATtcttaaaagaaacaaaaggtaAGAACAAACACAACATTCTAAAATTCCACACTAATTTCGATATGACCCGGAACTGGTTAAACCCTGTTGTTTATAATTATTCCCACAGGGGAGTTTGCGCGCACCTGGACCCCGGGCTCCTGCG
This region includes:
- the wnt8b gene encoding protein Wnt-8b, whose protein sequence is MFLYLDLCYYVFILMAHTKTCYSWSVNNFLMTGPKAYLIYSSSVAAGAQSGIEECKYQFVWDRWNCPERALQLSTHSGLRSANRETAFVHAISSAGVMYTLTRNCSLGDFDNCGCDDSRNGQLGGQGWLWGGCSDNVGFGEAISKQFVDALETGQDARAAMNLHNNEAGRKAVKGTMKRTCKCHGVSGSCTTQTCWLQLPEFREVGNYLKEKYHKALKVDLLKGAGNSAASRGAIAETFSSISKKELVHLEDSPDYCLENKTLGLQGTEGRECVKKGKNLTKWEKRSCKRLCGECGLAVEERKAEMVSSCNCKFHWCCAVKCEQCRKIVTKYFCVKKERRGKNESTSRRKTLRLRKKH